The Clarias gariepinus isolate MV-2021 ecotype Netherlands chromosome 28, CGAR_prim_01v2, whole genome shotgun sequence DNA window TTACTGCGATGGTGCTGTTTTACGTCTACTACACACAGCCTGATGACTGCACCGAAAACAAAGTCTTCATCAGCCTGAACTTTATCTTCTGCGTCATCGTGTCTGTCGTCTCAATTCTCCCTAAAGTTCAGGTAgtactctctctccctctctctctctctctctctccctctctctccctctcactctctctctctctttctcacactctcacactctctctcttgctctctctctgtaactctctctctttctcacactcttttactctctttctcgctctctctctgtcactctctctttctctctctctctctcactctctctctcactctcttactctctctctctttcactctctctcttactctctctctttcactctttctctctcactcttacactctctttctctcttacacactctctctctctctctctctctcacactcactctctctctcttttatatcCGCTTTGCTTTatgaatgatgatgattatgtaaattttttaaagtgattgaTTAAACACAATGGATCATGttgttgtaataaaataaacacagagtTACATGTATTCCCCACAAAGAGAGGATGATTTTTCAATAACCACACATTCTGCATGTTGGAAAACTTTagagtgaaatattttttaatataatcgtCATGCCTTTGATGTAATGTTTATATTTCATATGTAAACAGGAAGCACAGCCTGGCTCAGGTCTGCTACAGTCCTCTCTCATCTCTCTGTATACCATGTATCTGACCTGGTCTGCTATGAGCAACAACCCCAGTAAGTCTCACTCGATTTCACTTTCAACTCCTTTGCTAGACGttatatggtacagtatgtacttgaGCTATAAATACAAGCATCTTGGCAATAAGTTCTGGAGGAACTGGATTATAAAAAAGGAACGCTTCGAGAGACCGGTGAAGAAGCGGAGTTGTATTGTGATGTAATTTGCTGAGATTAATTTTAGGGTTAGCATGCCTTTCTTCAATCTGCTTAATTCGTCTAGATATCCAGTATGGTTTTGCAACGCTAGCCATGGTGCTGAACCCACACTCGCGACACTTGCATACAGTAGGTGGTGGGGTGACGCCTGCAGGAACCCGTCCAGTCTATACCTCACTGGTGTAGAACAGTGCAGTTTGTTTGTATCAGGACAGTTCAGGTAAAATGAcgtcaacagaaaaaaaaaacctaatactattaatattaatctAATCACCTGCATGGGTGGAACGTTGTTTTGtcctgatttataaaaaaaaaaagatggagtataaaagtaaaataccCATATTTGCCCCGCAAACACAGGCGAGAAGAATTCTCTAGGTGCACATAGTAATATCCGTTACTAAGCAGACAGTAACGGTTGCTGGGTTTCGAGCTATTTTGGATGGTGCTGTAACTGGGCAGAGTAAATAAGATGCTTCTTATTTAGGAATTGTTTAAACTTGGAGGCAGGTGCCTGAGATACAGGCGTAcagtgagaaaaataaataagtaaataaataaataaacaaataaaggcATGAGACAGTgggatgtttgttttgttgatgtaattaggattttaaaattcaataaaaaaatttttttttcaatttctcacAAAGCATTATCGACTTAATTCCAGATCGCAAATGTAACCCCAGCCTGCTACAGATAGTCACCAACACCCCCACCAGCACCGCTGCCCCGACCCCCACCCTCGCCCCAGGGCAGGTCCAGTGGTGGGATGCGCAAGGAATCGTAGGATTGGTGCTCTTCCTGTTTTGCACACTGTATGCCAGGTGAGTGTGATTCACTGACACGAAGTCTaatgtttaaacaataaaagtCATATCTATGGTATATAGTACactactagtcaaaagtttggacacacctactaattccatggtcttttgtttagttttatttgtatctACATTGTGAAgtcgtccaaaatatgcaatgatCTCATtcaaacagttgatattgagatgtatctgctacttttgctctgtaaagcctttataacggaTTTAATCTGaagtgctggttgttaattggtgatttctgtgGCTGGAAACTCTAAATTAACTCCTGGGTTTTCCTGGGATGGCGCCAGTTCCATCTCTCCCATATACATtatagcacagtgaaattccttcttcgcctCTCCCAGTGTAAatagggtcagagcgcaggaaCATCCATGGttcagcacccctggagcagttagggttaagggcctcgctcaagggcccaacattggcaacctggtggagctggggatcaaacAGCCGATCtaccgatcagtaactcagtgccttagccctctgagctaccactgccacAACTAGAGATGGGGAGGGAATCAATTCATTTGCTAAGTCCTTTCCTGTAGCGATATGTCTTTGTCAACACTAAatccaaactttaaaaaaaatatatatatattaatgtttatttgatctgtttttgtatttgcGCCGGTTGCAGTTCACctgtaatcctgcaggtggcagACTCTAAACTCTAAGAGGGTCAGGTGCAGCTCAGtgggttaaggcattgaactacggttcccaggttcaaatcccacaaccaccaggttgtccctgttgggctcttgagcaaggctcttaacctttaactgctcagatgtataatgagattaaaatgtaagtcgctctggatacgggtgtttgccaaatgcctagaCGTAAATGTAAACTGTTTGAATATTGTAGTAATagtattgtaacaaaatctaaagtaaaaaaagtaatattgaaTCGGGAtgtttacaaaatcataatatCAACAGAATCACAATATAAATTGCCGAATcggcacctactgtaggtattgCGATAATATAATATAGGGTGATTCCCATTCCTAGAAAGAACACAAGccaaattaaacataaaaaaaacatactcttTAAGGTCTAAAATTAatctacatgtttttatttatttatttttattttttggagcaGCTGATTAATGGAGTCAGCATAGTTAggacatttccattttttaaataaactcacATATGTTATTTTACCcttcaactttatttattaatttattgcagCATCCGATCGTCCAATAACGCTCAGGTGAATAGGCTGATGCAGACGGAGGAGCGGCAGGAGCTGGCGGTGGACAAGGACGCCGAAGTGGGTGAGGACGGAGTGAGACGTGCTGTGGATAATGAAGAGGACGGAGTGACCTACAGTTACTCCTTCTTCCACTTCTGCCTCGTCCTGGCGTCCCTTTACATTATGATGACTCTCACCAACTGGTATCAGTGAGTATCAGACTTAACTTTAAAAGGAAACGTGCTGTGTTTTGAGGAACTGTGAGAAGTGTTTTGCCCTAGAGTTAGTCGAGATACTCTTATTCAGTAAAGTGACGAGTGGTGTACAAGCATTAGGTCCGTGAATGAACTCCACCACATCTGTTTACGCGTTAGCAGAACCGGGACAGCTGGAAATCCGAGGAAGGTAAAGAGGACCCTAGGGATGTAGTTAATTCTGTTCCTCAGAGCATATCACACAATGCTGCTTGTATGTCTAAACATAATCGAATCTGGAGAATCTAAAGTCTGTccaaatctaaatgtgaaggtAAAATCTGAAAAGTGATCAATTTTACTTTTAGGTTAATCAACAAGACCACATTTAGATGGTTAAGTCTTTGGCTTTGACCATGaagaagaaaggtttaagaTATTAAACCCATGTAGTAATGTCAGATGGCTAGGTTGGTGCTTAAGACATGCTTTCATGAAGGCGTCCATGTTTTTACACGTGTCGAGATGGACATTTGCGTAACTCTAAGTTTAAAATGTCTAGATCCAAGTCAGTGCAGCACTTAGACACAGAAATAACTCATTAATggttacaaatattttattgaaattgaacatagaaatgaaattatttaaaataataagaactAAGTTGTATAaaggaatgatttttttttcttccttttttgtgTGTCTCTTTCGCATTTCTCATTCCTTTTTCGTTTGTAAAAGGCCTGACACAGACTACAAGTCCATGCAGAGTACTATGCCTGCAGTGTGGGTGAAGATCAGCTCGAGCTGGCTGGCGTTGGCACTTTACCTCTGGACTCTTGTAGCTCCTCTGATCCTCACCAACCGGGACTTCAATTAGACTGCGAAGAAGTCACTCCACTGCTGGTTTTCGAATGTAtctgtgtaagagagagagagaaagagagagagaaaacttgcttttgaggaaaaaaaaggaagaacagaaatctatatctatatctacaCCTGAATCAAACATTTTATCTGATCTTGAACTGATATTATGTACAATACTCAAATTGCAGGATAATTGACTCAGCTTTGTTGTATGGTACTCTGTGAGAGTTTGTCTAGTACGATAAGAAAGTCCATCCAAAGTAGAAtctctgaaaaataaaaatcggTAAAATGATTTCCTCAGATGTATCGTCGTAATATATTCATGTATACTTTAACTCTATGAGTCTTTGATTATTATAAAAGGTCTGTGATGCAATTAGAAGGAcactatttttgtaaatatgcaaagCGATCTGTAATTATAACGTGTATCACATGCAACATTTTAAACTTCTTTAAAAATCTTGCACTTTTTGTTTTCAATCTGTTAAGTAATGTCAAATCAAACCTGCTGGAGTTTTCCTCTGTTGATTTTGATGTAAAGAGATGTTCTTTTAATACACAGTGCTTTTATACCAAACGTTTAACTATGAAGGAACAATAATGTGGGTTTTTACACTGGTTTGATTTGCATTTTACATATTAAAGCTTTTCATGTTAAAGCCACAatgtattttgtctttttaatatttttcaggGAAATGCACTGGGTTTCCTATAGGTGGAGTATTTTGTAGTTTAAATCCTACGTGTAAGGCTGTACGTGTGAGAGAGAAATGGTGAAACAGTATATAGGCCAGGAGTCTTGTGAAGTCCCAGCCATGAATGATTACACTACAGTAAGCTTCACTATAGGACCGGGGTGTTACCTTTCATCTTCCTTTCTTTGTCACATAACCATCGCAGCTCAGTTCTGAATCACCGAAAATCCCTACTTAATCACTCACTTACACAAAAACACGAACACCTACTTGGCAAGAGCTGATCTAGGGAATGTAATTTCCCCCCTCATAAGATTGGCATGAGCTGGGGTGAACACAAGTCCCACATTCATGGGAGGAGAGCAGGAAGTTAGCTGATCCAGAATCAGCCCTTATGTTTTAAACAGTTACAATTTAAGTTCATACAGCCTTAAAGTAGATCCTgagagtaaataaaatattatttgatgCATGCAGCCCTGTGTAACTGAGTTAACTAAGTGCCTGAAAGAGTGATCATTCACTATGtagttaaaatttaatttatttatcgcTGGAATGTTGAGTCTACTTgagaattattataaaaatgtcaatCATGAAAATCTATCAATGGGTTTGCATTACGGATCGGatctttttaatactttaatactTAAGAAACACTAAaggtaactctaaattaacttctcctctgcagcagagctaagttttggtcttggtttcctggaaaggtcttcatgagagccagtttcattatggtgcttgatgatgggtttttgcaaatgcactcgacacaatactgttcttgcaagaactgttcgaGAAAGGCTGACCTACACGTCTTAAAATAAGAACTGGCTTTTGCTTAATTAACTCATACTaggtgtgttatttcatagttttgaaatccccagtattgttgtagaatgtcgAAAACAAATCTGAGCAAGTGATCCCACACTATTGAGCGGTAGTGGCACGggggcatagtggttagcactgtggcctcgcaccttcaggggtcaagggtttgatttaTATCATAGGTCTGTGTATGtgaattttgcatgttctcccccaggtactccggtttcctcccacaggtcAAGGACATGCACAAACACGGTGTACAATGACTACTTGCCGTTTTTCAAATTCCCCGGGTATTGGTAAATAAGTGTATGCTtgtgccctttgatggattggcatcctttcacactgaaaaccctaataagttaattggactaatttgattgagtaaactcgttgcctcaatttaattgagtaatggaatcttccaaaacttgcatatttaagtttatttaacttggcggttttgtagactgtacttaaatcatttagttcaacaaacttagcacttatttaatgtacttaaaaaattgcgttcacttggtataaattttttttaagtgtacttatatatttaagttaactcaacatgaaaatgtaacttaaacctgttaaacaatgttcttatatttgactgcaagctttgtgcacaccgaactgaaataaaacaacgaacagcatttttaagcttagattttttttattgacaaaatgccacaattttccaccggaaagaatgttggagagtattttattaggcacacagcatgtacggcatgagcagcacattcacacaggaaccaccatccaattcagccttagcatgaaccagagcacatttcacccgtcaccccttacccacacacacaaacagggccgaagccactaacccaaacacccttcctcaacatggtgaacacaccgacatccccgcaaagcatgctggtcgtcagccgccgccccgcccacgccacattcacatttgtgaaaattgaccttttgaaaatgctttttcccccaaaggattaatcatgattttgagttcacaacacttgaaatcttaagtttatgcatttcgatggtaaataagttaaataaacttatatttttaagtgatgggtctaaaatgcaaaattttaagtaatgtttagtcaacattacttgattgtataagtaaagacaacattagggtttacagtgcagAAATGTACCTCGCTTAGTGCCTTCCGCGCCCCTGTACACGATAAGCGTTATAGATTATGAGCGAGCGAGTAATTATGAAGGTGTGTTTTAATAATCATTGAAGCCCTGTCTAAGCGGGATTTTGtcagtgtgatctggcaacccagaCAGTATAATTTCTGCCTGTACAAAAGAGCGAGTTTTCTTACAATCAGAAATGAGGCACAAAAAATATGCAtcaaaaaactgtattttgcaCTGTAAAGGTTTGCAATTAATCTACGGTTCACATACAAGCCCGAACTGTGTGGCATGATGTGTCTGGATCACCACTTGGTATAACATGAAGCTGGTTATATGCTGTGTGCTGTATAACATCATATCCAAGGTATTTAAACGAGTTTCATAGCTGTGGTCTCAgactttgtgattttaatctCGATACTTTTTGTGGCTGTGTTTCTAAGACAACACCTCATCTCAACACCTGAGCAAAGAATTCATACATCATAGAGTGTAAAGACACGTTAGAAGTCCTTACACCTTTTAGTGTTTGTAATGTAATACCATAATGAAAAAtacttttaaggaaaaaaattaataaaaccacGATATTTGTAAACATatatggtgtagtggttggcatTGTGgctttgcaccttcagggtccgggtttgattcttggccaggctcgattctcatctctgtgtgcatggagtttgcatggtcgttgggtttcctcggggtactccggtttcctcccacagcccaaagacatgcaggttaggctaattggcgtccccaaattgcatgtagtgtgtgaatgagtgtgtgtgtgcgccctgcaatggattggcaccctgtccagggtgtaaacCGCCTcgctaagtctcctgggataggctccaggtcaacacgaccctgaatacaggataaagcggtatagaagatgagtgagtttaTTGAGTCATGGTAAAGATTGCTTAAAGTCTACAAATGTCTTCGATTTATACTcgctggtgtgtttgtgtcGGGTTAGCGTtcctaattggcgttcccaaattcccatagtgtgtgtgcgcccCTTGTAATGGATTGCCACTCTATCCAGGGTGTTGTACCCCGCCTTATGCCCAAAGTCATGTGACTCGTGGAGTcaaagcctcctggaataggatCCAAGCCCCTGCGGCCTTGTACAGTATACGTGGTGTAAAAGACGAACGAATGAATGAATTCACATTAATATTTGACTGTTAAAAtgttatacatgtatatatgcttttttaacatcagtttacaaaaaaaaaaaagataaataatagtCATTTTTCTGTCcgcagatatatatatatataatgtcgtAGTACTGTAGCTTCTAATATTTCCCCATCTGTGCTGTTCCCTTCCTCCTACATGTCATTTTGTAAATCCCTTTTGTCTCTCAGACTCTTCGTTCATCCAATCTTCAACTGCATGTCTGTGGTGGTGTCCCCTTCACACCCAGCAGGAAACAGCAGGCAACGCTATTTCTGTTATGTAACCATTGACTTCACTACAATGTGGACCACagcggggggtggggggggggtttgcCGCTTGCATAAGGGAGTCTGCCTGTACAGGGACATGGGACACTGCAGGGTATTGTGGAacagtctatttttttttttcaatctccaCAGGGAGAGACTCAAAAAGGGATACCCAGGCAGGACTATTACTCTTACAGTACAGCATAAACGCCTTCACGCACAAGGACCACACATAAGGACCTCCGTCGTGCTGAACTCCCCAGTTCCTACGACGCTGAGGAATGGAATCTAGGGACTTTAGGTGGAAAAACAGCACCAATGCACAATGGTGATGACAGAAATAATACGTCTCAGTGGTGTTCATTACATGTGTAAGTGCTTGCTGGTAATCACCTGATCAACCAAGCTCTAAAGGGATCTTACCATAGAAGTAGAGACAGTGCAAGTGCATAAAAATAGTCTTTTGGATTTGGATGTCCCCAAAATGTAGCCCGTTGAGATGATGATATTGATGTCATCAGTGTAAAAGTATGAATTTGTACAGTCAAGTACGATCCAtccatatgtacagtacattacatcaAAGACAAGGCTAACTTTAATACAGTGGCATGACCGATTAAAGGGAGACATTTCAAAAGGATCAGATTATTGGTGTGCATGAAGCAAAGATAACGTTACAATTAGTGGAACTGGGTTAAACCCAACAAACCATCATTAAAACCCAGGCAAAATCAGGTGAATACCGTAAAATCATGAATGACTGTGATTGAAGAGCTTAGTGACGTTTCATTATAAGAATGAACGTTTAAAATCAGAGCTATGATTAGTATTGAAAGTTAAAGCATTTCCACTAATACAGTATGAAGAGAATGAAgactaaacatctgtgtgtccataagaaaaccaattGTTGCGtgagtttgctagggagcataaagattggacttttgAGGGTATTCCAGAGCAATTTGCACATCAGGGTAAACAGGGAAGAACATAAAGTGaagctcccatcatgcatagcgcccactgtacaagcctctggaggcagggttatgatctggggttcttcagttggtcaggtctaggcacagcaacgttatgtggcaataaacttaagtcagctgatgacctgaatgaccagGCTACCACATCTACAGTGTgaagtttttcttccctaaGGAGAGCAGACATACTCCAggtcttaaaatgtaaaaatgtggcTCAGTGAGCATGAGCAATCATTCCCACACATAATGGTGTATGAAGAAATCAGAGGAAACGTTCATATACTGTTGAAACAAGTGTGCTGGGCCATCCAGGGGTTCCCTGTGTGCAAGAAAACATCAAGAAGAGCTCAGATAGCTTACCTTCCAGTAAAAAGTACAAGATATAGTACCCTATAGGCTTCTCTACATGCAAGCAAATAGGACGAAGTGCCCTCTAGGTGCTCCTTAATGCCAGAAAATTAATGCCCCATTGCATATAGAATgtgctcttttatttatttatttcaccccTGCATTTTTGACATCTTGTTCTGAATGTTATCCGCAATGCTGGCTCTTCTTGGTTTAGGTGGAATGTTAAGTCTTATGATATGAAGCTGAGTATACCTCTGAGGGACATGATTTTATAAGAGTTGACTGTAGCAGTTAGGTGTGTATGAATAATAGTATGAAGTGATACTTGAATCAAAAGTCCATGATGAAACGCATGAAATATTTCTATATCCAACAGAATGTATTTGGAGGTACAGTATTGTACTGTTTTTGGAGTAAGACATGTTGTGTCAcgcatttgtttgtgtttcatgTAGTGTCATTACGGTCGCTTCTAGGTGTTCCACCTACTCTGTTTGATTACGGTAAATGGCTCTGTTGAAGGATGCATACTGTaaagccacgcccactttaaggcaaaagaaaaaaaacccctcaACTTTCAGATTTAACTCCAGGCAGATACTAAAGACCTTGCAAAGTTTCATCAAATTCCGTTGAgtcagttttgcgtgatgcggCAACAAaattg harbors:
- the serinc2 gene encoding serine incorporator 2, with product MGACMALCSLASCASCLCGSAPCLLSGCCPSTYNSTVTRLAFSFFLLLGTLVSIIMILPGMEARLEQIPGFCEQGSSIPGFQGKVNCEVIVGYKSVYRMCFALACFFFLFLIIMIRVRSSKDPRASIQNGFWFFKFLILIGITVGAFYIPDGMFNTVWYYFGAVGSFIFILMQLILLVDFAHTWNQTWVENAEDGNSKCWYAALLSFTFIHYACAFTAMVLFYVYYTQPDDCTENKVFISLNFIFCVIVSVVSILPKVQEAQPGSGLLQSSLISLYTMYLTWSAMSNNPNRKCNPSLLQIVTNTPTSTAAPTPTLAPGQVQWWDAQGIVGLVLFLFCTLYASIRSSNNAQVNRLMQTEERQELAVDKDAEVGEDGVRRAVDNEEDGVTYSYSFFHFCLVLASLYIMMTLTNWYQPDTDYKSMQSTMPAVWVKISSSWLALALYLWTLVAPLILTNRDFN